The Chamaesiphon minutus PCC 6605 DNA window TACGATCCGCAGTTTGAGCATGATGCTTGCGGTATCGGTTTTATCGCGCAGATGAAAGGGGCGAAGTCGCATCAGATTGTGGCGCAAGCACTGACAATACTGGTGAATCTCGACCATCGCGGCGCGTGCGGTTGCGAGACGAATACCGGAGATGGGGCGGGGATTTTGATGCAGGTGCCCCACAAGTTTATGCAGAAGGTGGCTCAGGCGGAAGGGATTGAATTACCCGCAGCGGGACAGTATGGAGTCGGGGCGGTGTATGGATCGCCCGATCCGGTGATGCGATCGAAGAGTCGGCAGATTTTTGCGGAAGTTGTTGCGGCGGAAGGTTTGAAGGTATTGGGTTGGCGGGATGTGCCGACGGATAATAGTTCTTTGGGTGAGACGGCGAAATCGAGTGAGCCGTTTATGCAGCAGGTATTTATTGCTAAATCGCCGGAATTGGCGGATGAATTAGCGTTCGAGCGGAAGTTGTTTGTGATTCGCAAGCTTGCTCATGCGGCAATTCGGGCGGCAAATGTAGACGGACATTGGTATGTATCGAGTATATCCGCGCGGACGATCGTGTATAAGGGGATGTTGATGCCCGTGCAGGTGGGGCAATATTTCCCCGAACTTCAAGATCCTGACATGGAGAGCGCGTTGGCGTTGGTGCATTCGCGGTTTAGTACCAATACTTTCCCCAGTTGGGAGCGGGCGCATCCCTATCGCTACATTGCCCATAATGGTGAAATCAATACCATGCGCGGCAATATTAACTGGATGACGGCGCGGCAATCGTTATTTGCGTCTGATTTATTCGGCGATGATATTCAGAAGATTAAGCCAGCGATTAATGTCGATGGTAGTGACTCGACGATCTTTGATAATGCCCTGGAATTGTTGACTCTTTCCGGTCGCAGCTTGCCCCATGCGATGATGATGATGGTGCCCGAACCTTGGACGGCGCATGAGTCGATGAGCGCGGAGAAGAAGGCGTTTTATGAGTACCATTCTTGCTTGATGGAGCCGTGGGATGGCCCAGCTTCGATCGCGTTTACTGATGGTAGCTCGATCGGGGCAGTACTCGATCGGAATGGATTGCGTCCAGGGCGTTATTATGTGACGACTGACGATCTGGTGATTATGGCATCGGAAGCGGGGGTGCTGACGATTCCGCCAGAAAAAGTGGTGGCGAAGGGACGGTTGGAGCCAGGGAAGATGTTCATGGTGGATACTGTCGCTGGGCGGATTGTGCGCGATGCGGAAATCAAGCATGAGATTACTAGCGCGCAGCCTTATCAGGAGTGGTTGGACGAGCATTTAGTACGACTGGAAGACATCGCGAATCCTGAATCCCCCCCAACCCCCCTTAATAAGGGGGGAGCCGGAGCAGAGTCTCTCTTGTCCCCCCCTTCCCAAGGGGGGCTAGGGGGGACTCTCCAGCGTCAGATGGCGTTTGGGTATACGTTTGAAGAATTGCGGATGCTGATTACGCCGATGGCGCGGGATGGGGTGGAAGCAACGGGTTCGATGGGAACTGATACACCGTTAGCGGTGTTGTCCGATCGACCAAAATTACTCTACGATTATTTCCAACAGCTATTCGCTCAAGTTACTAATCCCCCGATCGATTCAATTCGGGAAGAAATTATCACTTCAGCGCAAACTACGATCGGATCTGAACGGAATTTACTCCAGCCTGAACCCGCAAGTTGTCATTTAATCGCGCTGAAAACGCCGATTTTAACTGATGCTGAACTGGCGAAGTTAAAGCACCTAAATGAGGGTGGTTTTAGTTCTGTAACTATCCCAATGCTATTTAACCCTAAAGATGGGGTAAAAGGTCTGGAAGCAGCCTTGGATGTGATTTTTGCGGCGGCTGATAAAGCGATCGAATCCGGTATCAGTATTCTGATTTTGAGCGATCGAGGCGTAAATGCTGAAACTGCACCAATTCCCGCTTTACTGGCGGTTTCTGGCTTACATCACCATCTAATTCGCACAGGTACTCGTACTCGCGTGGGATTGGTATTAGAATCCGGCGAACCCCGTGAAGTCCATCATTTTGCGACATTGATTGGTTATGGTTGTGGGGCGATTAATCCCTATCTGGCATTTGAGACGATCGCGGATTTAATCGCTCAGAAAATGTTGCTCGATGTTGACTATCCTACTGCTGTTAAAAACTACATTAAAGCGGCAACTAAAGGCGTAACTAAAGTCGCCTCGAAGATTGGGATTTCCACGATTCAAAGTTATCGCGGTGCCCAGATTTTTGAAGCTGTCGGCTTGAATCAAGTGACGATCGATAAATACTTTACCCGCACCGCCTCGCGGATTGAAGGTGCTGATGTGGGCGTAATTACCCAAGAAACGATTACCCGTCACACCCACGCCTTCCCCGATCGACCAGCCAAAGGTGCTACGCTCGATGTCGGTGGCGATTATCAGTGGCGCAAAGATGGTGAGGAACACTTATTCAGCCCCGAAAGTATCCACGCTTTGCAACAAGCGGCGCGGACGGGTAAATACGATCTGTACCAGAAGTACGCCAAGCTGATTAACGAGCAGGATAAAAAACACTTTACCCTGCGCGGCTTGTTAGATTTTAAACCGCAAACAGCCATTCCAATTGAAGAAGTAGAACCGATCGAGAATATCCTCAAACGCTTTAAAACTGGGGCGATGAGCTATGGCTCGATCTCTAGTGAAGCACATGAAGGACTAGCGATCGCGATGAACCGGATCGGCGGTAAATCCAACACAGGCGAAGGCGGCGAAGATCCCGAACGCTACACCTGGACAAACGAGCAAGGCGATTCCAAAAATAGCGGAATCAAACAGGTAGCATCAGGACGATTCGGCGTAACTAGCCTCTACCTCTCCCAAGCCAAAGAAATCCAAATCAAAATGGCACAGGGAGCCAAACCAGGCGAAGGCGGACAACTCCCAGGTAAAAAAGTCTACCCCTGGATTGCCAAAGTGCGCCACTCCACCCCAGGCGTAGGGCTAATTTCACCCCCACCGCACCATGATATTTACTCGATCGAAGATCTCGCCGAACTGATCCACGATCTCAAAAATGCCAATCGGGATGCGCGAATTAACGTCAAACTGGTATCCGAAGTCGGAGTCGGCACGATCGCCGCAGGCGTAGCCAAAGCCCACGCCGATGTAGTATTAATCTCCGGCTTCGACGGCGGTACCGGAGCTTCCCCCCAAACCTCG harbors:
- the gltB gene encoding glutamate synthase large subunit — its product is MNTSHPTKQGLYDPQFEHDACGIGFIAQMKGAKSHQIVAQALTILVNLDHRGACGCETNTGDGAGILMQVPHKFMQKVAQAEGIELPAAGQYGVGAVYGSPDPVMRSKSRQIFAEVVAAEGLKVLGWRDVPTDNSSLGETAKSSEPFMQQVFIAKSPELADELAFERKLFVIRKLAHAAIRAANVDGHWYVSSISARTIVYKGMLMPVQVGQYFPELQDPDMESALALVHSRFSTNTFPSWERAHPYRYIAHNGEINTMRGNINWMTARQSLFASDLFGDDIQKIKPAINVDGSDSTIFDNALELLTLSGRSLPHAMMMMVPEPWTAHESMSAEKKAFYEYHSCLMEPWDGPASIAFTDGSSIGAVLDRNGLRPGRYYVTTDDLVIMASEAGVLTIPPEKVVAKGRLEPGKMFMVDTVAGRIVRDAEIKHEITSAQPYQEWLDEHLVRLEDIANPESPPTPLNKGGAGAESLLSPPSQGGLGGTLQRQMAFGYTFEELRMLITPMARDGVEATGSMGTDTPLAVLSDRPKLLYDYFQQLFAQVTNPPIDSIREEIITSAQTTIGSERNLLQPEPASCHLIALKTPILTDAELAKLKHLNEGGFSSVTIPMLFNPKDGVKGLEAALDVIFAAADKAIESGISILILSDRGVNAETAPIPALLAVSGLHHHLIRTGTRTRVGLVLESGEPREVHHFATLIGYGCGAINPYLAFETIADLIAQKMLLDVDYPTAVKNYIKAATKGVTKVASKIGISTIQSYRGAQIFEAVGLNQVTIDKYFTRTASRIEGADVGVITQETITRHTHAFPDRPAKGATLDVGGDYQWRKDGEEHLFSPESIHALQQAARTGKYDLYQKYAKLINEQDKKHFTLRGLLDFKPQTAIPIEEVEPIENILKRFKTGAMSYGSISSEAHEGLAIAMNRIGGKSNTGEGGEDPERYTWTNEQGDSKNSGIKQVASGRFGVTSLYLSQAKEIQIKMAQGAKPGEGGQLPGKKVYPWIAKVRHSTPGVGLISPPPHHDIYSIEDLAELIHDLKNANRDARINVKLVSEVGVGTIAAGVAKAHADVVLISGFDGGTGASPQTSIKHAGLPWELGLAETHQTLVLNNLRSRIVVETDGQLKTGRDIAIAALLGAEEFGFSTAPLVTLGCIMMRVCHLNTCPAGIATQNPELRATYTGDPAHTVNFMRFIAQDLREIMASLGFRTLNEMVGRTDILESKQAIAHWKAKNIDLSKLLYQPEAGAEVGRYQQIAQDHGLDKSLDITTLLDLCKDSIEHGTPSKATLPICNVNRAVGTILGNEITKKHWHGLPEDTVHLHFKGSAGQSFGAFVPKGVTLELEGDANDYIGKGLSGGKIILYPSPKSTFIAAENVIVGNVALYGATSGEIYINGMAGERFCVRNSGVSAIVESIGDHGCEYMTGGQVIVLGTTGRNFAAGMSGGVAYILDEQGDFATRCNTQMVGLETMSDPEEIGKLKGSIEKHAQYTKSQKAISVLANWDEMVPKFVKVMPRDYKRVLQAIQNALASGLSGDDALDAAFEENSRDVARIGGS